A region from the Mucilaginibacter sp. CSA2-8R genome encodes:
- a CDS encoding calcineurin-like phosphoesterase family protein — translation MNRRLFIQRSLVLTGALTLTFRNTFARSKRAATVTGKVTAGSKPLANVLISDGFSIVPTGKDGTYQLTPDAKAEFVFISIPSGYEFPHEQYLAKHYRRLSEGSSFDFNLVPLKKNDSKHTFIVWADPQVRNKKDVEKMMAQSVPDTQKTVAGLSGELLHGIGVGDLAWDNLELFADYNAAVKQIGIPFFQGLGNHDMDYRQGGDETSDRTFKKTYGPTYYSFNRGRAHYVMMDDVRYLGKEREYDGYITEEQLNWLAKDLQYVKKDDLLIICLHIPVYDQVKNNQDLYKLLRPFKNVHIMSGHTHYNANHIDGNIYEHNHGTVCGAWWTGPICEDGTPRGYGVYSVEGNQLKWYYKSMDSDKNNQLSLHIDEQKKLVANVYNWDPQWKVEYWLDGKYKGILKNELGMDPMAVKLYLGDKLPAGRTFPEPRNTDHIFAAQLDNGIKNVKVVATDRFGDKYEREMSV, via the coding sequence TTGCCCGCAGCAAACGTGCAGCTACCGTTACAGGTAAGGTAACTGCCGGCAGTAAACCGCTGGCCAACGTGCTGATATCAGACGGCTTTAGCATTGTGCCAACTGGCAAAGACGGCACTTATCAGCTTACACCAGATGCCAAAGCTGAGTTTGTGTTTATCAGCATCCCTTCAGGCTATGAATTTCCGCACGAGCAATATCTGGCTAAACATTATCGCCGCTTAAGCGAAGGCAGTAGCTTTGATTTTAACCTGGTGCCTCTAAAAAAGAATGACAGCAAACACACCTTTATTGTCTGGGCCGACCCGCAGGTACGCAACAAAAAGGACGTTGAAAAAATGATGGCGCAATCGGTACCGGATACGCAGAAAACGGTTGCCGGCCTGAGCGGCGAATTGCTGCATGGCATTGGTGTGGGCGATTTGGCCTGGGATAATCTGGAGCTTTTTGCCGATTATAACGCAGCCGTTAAACAAATAGGTATTCCGTTTTTTCAGGGCTTAGGCAATCATGATATGGATTACCGCCAGGGTGGCGACGAAACCTCCGATCGTACTTTCAAGAAGACGTATGGCCCCACATACTATTCGTTTAACCGCGGCCGTGCACATTATGTAATGATGGACGATGTACGCTATTTAGGCAAAGAGCGTGAGTACGACGGTTATATAACAGAAGAGCAATTGAACTGGCTAGCTAAAGATTTGCAGTACGTTAAAAAGGATGACCTGCTCATTATTTGTCTGCACATACCGGTTTACGACCAAGTAAAAAACAACCAAGATTTGTACAAACTGTTAAGGCCGTTTAAAAATGTGCATATCATGTCGGGGCATACGCATTACAATGCCAACCATATAGATGGCAACATTTACGAGCACAACCATGGTACCGTATGCGGTGCCTGGTGGACCGGCCCAATTTGCGAAGATGGCACGCCACGTGGTTACGGTGTTTACAGCGTTGAGGGCAACCAGCTGAAATGGTATTACAAATCAATGGACAGCGATAAAAACAACCAGCTATCGTTACATATTGATGAGCAGAAAAAACTGGTAGCCAACGTTTACAACTGGGACCCGCAATGGAAGGTTGAATACTGGCTGGACGGAAAATATAAAGGTATCTTGAAAAATGAGCTGGGCATGGATCCCATGGCGGTAAAACTGTACCTGGGCGATAAACTGCCGGCTGGGCGTACCTTCCCAGAGCCAAGGAATACAGACCATATTTTTGCGGCACAACTGGACAACGGTATTAAAAATGTTAAAGTGGTGGCCACTGATCGTTTTGGCGACAAGTATGAACGCGAGATGAGCGTTTAA